One segment of Mastomys coucha isolate ucsf_1 unplaced genomic scaffold, UCSF_Mcou_1 pScaffold23, whole genome shotgun sequence DNA contains the following:
- the Dcun1d5 gene encoding DCN1-like protein 5 isoform X1 has translation MPVKKKRKAPGVAAAVAEDAGLKKCKISSYCRSQPPAKLISGEEDFSRKKCLAWFYEYAGPDEVVGPEGMEKFCEDIGVEPENIIMLVLAWKLEAESMGFFTKEEWLKGMTSLQCDCTEKLQSRFDFLRSQLNDISSFKNIYRYAFDFARDKDQRSLDIDTAKSMLALLLGRTWPLFSVFYQYLEQSKYRVMNKDQWYNVLEFSRTVHADLSNYDEDGAWPVLLDEFVEWQKIRQTS, from the exons ATGCCagtgaagaagaagagaaaagctcCCGGAGTGGCAGCGGCGGTCGCGGAAGACGCGGGCCTCAAAAAGTGTAAAATCTCCAG CTATTGCAGATCCCAGCCTCCTGCTAAACTCATCAGTGGAGAGGAAGATTTTTCAAGAAAGAAGTGCCTGGCTTGGTTTTATGAGTATGCAG GTCCTGATGAAGTTGTAGGGCCAGAAGGAATGGAAAAATTTTGTGAAGACATTGGTGTTGAACctgaaaat ATTATTATGTTAGTTTTAGCGTGGAAATTGGAGGCTGAAAGCATGGGATTTTTTACCAAGGAAGAATGGTTAAAGGGAATGACCTCATTACa GTGTGACTGCACAGAAAAGTTACAGAGCAGGTTTGATTTTCTGCGCTCACAGCTGAATGACATCTCAtcttttaagaatatatacaGATATGCCTTTGATTTTGCAAGG GATAAAGATCAGAGAAGCCTTGATATTGATACTGCTAAGTCTATGTTAGCTCTGCTGCTTGGGAGAACGTGGCCACTCTTTTCAGTATTTTACCAGTACCTGGAg CAATCAAAGTATCGTGTTATGAACAAAGATCAGTGGTACAATGTATTAGAATTCAGCAGAACAGTTCATGCCGATCTTAGTAACTACGATGAAGATGGTGCTT gGCCTGTTCTTCTTGATGAATTTGTTGAGTGGCAAAAAATCCGTCAAACATCATAG
- the Dcun1d5 gene encoding DCN1-like protein 5 isoform X2 produces MPVKKKRKAPGVAAAVAEDAGLKKCKISSYCRSQPPAKLISGEEDFSRKKCLAWFYEYAGPDEVVGPEGMEKFCEDIGVEPENIIMLVLAWKLEAESMGFFTKEEWLKGMTSLQCDCTEKLQSRFDFLRSQLNDISSFKNIYRYAFDFARDKDQRSLDIDTAKSMLALLLGRTWPLFSVFYQYLEGLFFLMNLLSGKKSVKHHSKNCHEGNANLVKKMPRGGRVHKGCIFTHERLLIVLFFLFFKGSFLVTCDGH; encoded by the exons ATGCCagtgaagaagaagagaaaagctcCCGGAGTGGCAGCGGCGGTCGCGGAAGACGCGGGCCTCAAAAAGTGTAAAATCTCCAG CTATTGCAGATCCCAGCCTCCTGCTAAACTCATCAGTGGAGAGGAAGATTTTTCAAGAAAGAAGTGCCTGGCTTGGTTTTATGAGTATGCAG GTCCTGATGAAGTTGTAGGGCCAGAAGGAATGGAAAAATTTTGTGAAGACATTGGTGTTGAACctgaaaat ATTATTATGTTAGTTTTAGCGTGGAAATTGGAGGCTGAAAGCATGGGATTTTTTACCAAGGAAGAATGGTTAAAGGGAATGACCTCATTACa GTGTGACTGCACAGAAAAGTTACAGAGCAGGTTTGATTTTCTGCGCTCACAGCTGAATGACATCTCAtcttttaagaatatatacaGATATGCCTTTGATTTTGCAAGG GATAAAGATCAGAGAAGCCTTGATATTGATACTGCTAAGTCTATGTTAGCTCTGCTGCTTGGGAGAACGTGGCCACTCTTTTCAGTATTTTACCAGTACCTGGAg gGCCTGTTCTTCTTGATGAATTTGTTGAGTGGCAAAAAATCCGTCAAACATCATAGCAAGAACTGTCATGAAGGCAATGCAAACCTTGTGAAGAAAATGCCAAGAGGAGGCAGAGTACACAAAGGGTGCATTTTCACTCACGAAAGACTTCTCATagtactttttttccttttttttaaaggaagttttcTTGTTACATGTGATGGGCATTGA